TCGACCTTCTATCCGGAAGCCAAGGATATCATGAACGCCGAAGCGCGTCGGAAACAGATCTACCGTCTCATCGCCAAGGTCCCGACGATCGCGGCATTCGCCTACCGCCATACGAAGGGAATGCCGTACGTTTATCCGAGCAACGACCTGACCTATGCAGGGAATTTCTTAAATATGATGTTCAAGATCGGAGAATCGAAATATGTCATCCACCCCACGCTTGAGCATGCGTTGACCGTCCTTTACATTCTCCATGCGGATCACGAGCAGAACTGCAGCACGAACACGATGCGCGGTATCGGCAGCTCTCATATCGACCCCTTTTCCTCAGTGGCCGGAGCGGCTGCGGCATTATGGGGACCTCTCCATGGCGGCGCAAACGAGGCCGTGCTCCGAATGCTCGACGAAATCGGCTCGATCGACAGAGTTTCGTCTGTCATCAAGGATGTGAAAGAAGGAAGAAAGAAATTGATGGGATTCGGGCACCGGGTCTATAAGAATTACGATCCGCGCGCCCGGGTCATCAAGAAACTCGCCTACGATGTGTTCGAGGTTACCGGCAAGAACAAGAAGCTCGACCTCGCACTTGAACTCGAGCGCATTGCGCTGGAAGACGAGTACTTCGTGAAGCGGAAGCTGTACCCGAATGTGGATTTCTATTCAGGCCTCATCTACGAGGCGATGGGATTCCCGATGGACTTCTTCCCTGTTCTTTTTGCCATACCCCGTACTGCGGGCTGGCTCGCACACTGGCAGGAACACATACTGGATCCGGAACAGAAGATCGCCAGACCGCGCCAGGTCTACCTTGGACAGCGGGGCAAGACGTGGATACCGCTAGACAAACGGTAGGCGAAAATGTCCGTCACTTGACTTACGTTTCACCATCACAGGGTCAAGGTCACTCTCTCAAAACCTCAAGCTGCCACCGGCACCATCTGCGACATCTTGAGCCGCATTCCAGATGTTGAGTTTCAGCACTGTTCAACCAAGAGCGCCTTATGAAGATCAAACTCAACGACACGACGATCAACTACACAGAGCGGGGTTTGCCGCAGGGCATCCCTGTCGTTTTCATCCATGGATTTCCGTTCAACCACACGATGTGGGAACCGCAGATGAAGGCGCTACCGAATCACTTCCGGGCGATCACGTACGACATCCGCGGTCACGGAGAGAGCGACGTCGGCGACGGGCAATATACGATCGAATTCTTCGTCGACGACCTTCTTGCGCTCCTCGACCACCTCGTCATAAACCGGGCAGTCATCTGCGGACTC
This genomic window from Ignavibacteriales bacterium contains:
- a CDS encoding citrate synthase: MPDTLSITDNRTGKKYDVPIEHDTIKATDLRQIRVKDEDFGLLSYDPAFMNTASVKSKITYIDGDEGILEYRGYPIEQLAERSTSFLEVAYLLIHGELPNEKQLEEWRMSIKMHTFVHENIKKLMEGFRYDSHPMGMFISTISALSTFYPEAKDIMNAEARRKQIYRLIAKVPTIAAFAYRHTKGMPYVYPSNDLTYAGNFLNMMFKIGESKYVIHPTLEHALTVLYILHADHEQNCSTNTMRGIGSSHIDPFSSVAGAAAALWGPLHGGANEAVLRMLDEIGSIDRVSSVIKDVKEGRKKLMGFGHRVYKNYDPRARVIKKLAYDVFEVTGKNKKLDLALELERIALEDEYFVKRKLYPNVDFYSGLIYEAMGFPMDFFPVLFAIPRTAGWLAHWQEHILDPEQKIARPRQVYLGQRGKTWIPLDKR